In Eupeodes corollae chromosome 3, idEupCoro1.1, whole genome shotgun sequence, a single genomic region encodes these proteins:
- the LOC129951497 gene encoding zinc finger-containing ubiquitin peptidase 1-like, translating to MSDSKEDLNYVSAHSCEICGMSGLSDDRIREHTRTCHVEGNSQCPFCGFAGVPPPELLLHVNKAHLDYLTPEEESVSLTDGDIESNDDTQYNKIQKLELSPLKIVENANRPFNQFNLNGDYSQKDNFKFNVASCSKSLTKDSQSNGGSSNSSEIKNGKHADKKDALNGFDMHNMESRSNFGLQLKSYCSTIKGSILQCPLCPYTSDNANILEIHINRSHFDPLSPSVNGSSVASINFNNMLTGQRCPICNDIFESAALELHVNIEHRDILSPEKANPSDIVSGEQVVNICPVCNKQFDRMKSQEMELHIETHFPRSPQTKTESTLDMVEKKIREQKEFDMLRAQYGMDDQGNFREQSAEAMQRAVYAGEMSVADYYERQVGLRAAESHGIDDGTSCTKSVASRVLALSSSSPGVIKSLLCSAVDHYASSYGDKGWGCGYRNLQMLFSSLLQNTSYNEVLYSAWGKRSPSRTAIPSISRLQKMVEAAWAQGFDVQGSEQLGCKLYNTRKWIGATEIVTVLSWLRINCQLIDFHRPTSQDGRHPELFNWVQEYFEQRRVHTPPLYLQHQGHSRTIVGIEQRATGLTLLVLDPSHGPRQVAALGSSQDSLRLIRRGPFAMRAPQYQVVAVRGLIKTEEQYQASKVLRSHRIPPDC from the exons ATGTCAGATTCAAAAGAAGATCTTAATTATGTTTCTGCCCATTCGTGTGAGATTTGTGGCATGTCAGGACTTTCCGATGATCGTATTCGAGAACACACTCGAACGTGTCACGTCGAAGGCAATTCTCAATGTCCATTTTGTGGATTTGCTGGAGTTCCTCCGCCAGAGCTTTTGTTACACGTAAATAAAGCTCATCTTGATTATTTGACTCCGGAGGAAGAATCTGTTTCCCTCACGGATGGTGATATCGAAAG CAATGACGATACGCAATACAACAAGATCCAAAAACTTGAACTTTCTCCTTTAAAAATTGTCGAAAATGCTAATCGTCCCTTCAATCAATTCAATCTTAATGGTGATTACAGCCAAAaggataattttaaattcaatgttgCCTCGTGTTCAAAAAGCTTAACTAAAGATAGCCAATCTAATGGGGGTTCTAGCAACAGTAGCGAAATCAAAAATGGCAAACATGCTGATAAAAAGGATGCACTTAATGGATTTGACATGCACAATATGGAGTCACGCTCTAATTTCGGTTTGCAGTTAAAAAGTTATTGCTCCACAATCAAGGGGTCAATTTTACAG TGTCCATTATGTCCTTACACATCGGATAACGCAAATATTTTAGAGATTCACATAAACAGATCTCATTTTGATCCATTAAGTCCAAGTGTAAATGGTTCCTCTGTTGCCagcattaattttaacaatatgtTAACTGGCCAACGCTGTCCTATTTGCAATGATATATTTGAATCAGCAGCTTTAGAACTCCACGTTAATATAGAGCATAG GGATATACTTAGTCCAGAGAAAGCGAATCCAAGTGATATTGTATCTGGTGAACAGGTAGTTAACATATGTCCAGTGTGTAATAAGCAATTCGATCGAATGAAATCTCAAGAAATGGAATTGCACATTGAAACTCATTTCCCGAGGAGTCCCCAAACAAAAACCGAATCTACTTTGGATATGGTAGAGAAAAAAATACGCGAACAAAAGGAATTCGATATGTTAAGGGCTCAGTATGGAATGGACGACCAAGGAAACTTTCGTGAACAATCAGCTGAGGCTATGCAAAGAGCTGTGTATGCTGGTGAGATGAGTGTTGCTGACTATTATGAAAGACAAGTTGGATTGCGCGCTGCGGAATCTCACGGAATTGATGACGGAACTTCCTGCACAAAATCAGTTGCTTCACGCGTTCTTGCACTTTCTTCATCATCTCCAGGAGTTATTAAGTCCTTGCTTTGTTCAGCCGTCGATCATTATGCATCGAGTTATGGTGATAAAGGATGGGGATGTGGTTACAGAAATTTACAAATGCTCTTTTCATCTTTGCTGCAG AACACAAGTTACAACGAAGTTTTGTATTCGGCCTGGGGAAAACGTAGTCCATCTCGGACAGCTATACCAAGTATTTCAAGACTCCAAAAAATGGTGGAGGCAGCGTGGGCGCAAGGCTTTGACGTTCAG ggCTCGGAGCAGTTAGGATGTAAATTATATAATACAAGAAAATGGATAGGAGCTACTGAAATTGTTACCGTATTATCATGGTTGAGAATAAATTGccaattaattgattttcatCGACCCACTTCTCAAGATGGGCGTCATCCTGAATTATTTAATTGGGTACAAGAATATTTTGAGCAACGCCGTGTTCATACTCCCCCGTTATATCTACAACATCaag GGCATTCTAGAACCATCGTGGGTATTGAACAACGTGCGACTGGTTTGACATTGTTGGTTCTCGACCCCAGCCATGGTCCGCGGCAAGTTGCTGCACTCGGATCCTCACAAGATTCACTTAGATTGATAAGAAGAGGACCGTTTGCCATGAGAGCTCCACAGTACCAAGTTGTAGCAGTTCGAGGTTTGATTAAAACAGAGGAACAATATCAG GCTAGTAAAGTTCTGAGGTCCCATAGAATTCCTCCTGATTGTTGA